One genomic window of Trichlorobacter lovleyi includes the following:
- a CDS encoding STAS domain-containing protein: MNLKLEDNGQVVLLIVKEERLDAHNSEHLKQELGRLFGEGKTKIVVDLKEVRFIDSSGLGALVSGFKNASARQAALKLSSLQSQVKSMFELTRLHRVFDIYTTVDEAIEAF, translated from the coding sequence ATGAATCTGAAACTTGAAGACAACGGACAGGTAGTGCTGCTGATCGTCAAGGAGGAGCGGCTTGATGCCCATAATTCCGAACATCTTAAACAGGAGCTGGGCAGATTGTTCGGGGAAGGTAAGACCAAGATAGTGGTTGATCTGAAAGAAGTACGTTTCATCGACAGCTCAGGCCTGGGCGCGTTGGTATCCGGCTTCAAGAATGCTTCGGCCCGTCAGGCCGCCTTGAAGCTTTCAAGCCTGCAGAGCCAGGTAAAATCAATGTTTGAACTTACCAGACTGCACCGGGTTTTTGATATCTACACCACCGTTGATGAGGCCATTGAAGCGTTCTGA
- a CDS encoding ATP-binding protein produces MKNQIQLQIKVPNQTRYLSLIGRISEELAAQLQNYSGDREALANHINVVLTEALVNAIRHANADNPDEEVEIRIIGTDEELLLQVVDHGSGFDLAGIAHSPATAGDDLEDHGRGLYIMRSLMDSVEYRQVEGGNILEMRKRFH; encoded by the coding sequence ATGAAAAACCAGATCCAGCTGCAGATCAAAGTACCCAATCAGACCCGTTATCTGAGCCTGATCGGACGGATCAGTGAAGAGCTGGCTGCCCAGTTACAAAACTACAGCGGTGATCGGGAGGCCTTGGCCAACCACATTAACGTGGTGCTGACCGAGGCCCTGGTCAACGCTATTCGTCATGCCAATGCCGATAATCCTGATGAAGAAGTGGAGATCAGGATTATCGGCACAGATGAAGAGCTGTTGTTACAGGTAGTTGATCATGGCAGCGGGTTTGATCTGGCCGGTATTGCACATTCCCCTGCAACCGCAGGGGATGACCTTGAAGATCATGGCAGGGGGCTGTACATCATGCGGTCACTGATGGACTCAGTGGAATACCGTCAGGTTGAGGGCGGCAACATACTTGAAATGCGCAAACGTTTTCACTGA
- a CDS encoding KamA family radical SAM protein, which produces MPFQTVSLAELAHRFKFDETPLKPVAELYPYRISSYYAGLITAPFDPIWQQCVPSLLELVDTNQHPDPLDEERLSPVPGLIHRYPDRAVLLVSNRCATYCRFCMRKRRVGCAGGQTALSSALEYIAATPQLRDIILSGGDPLMLSDDELHEILLALRRIPHVEVIRIGSRMPVTAPARVTPALCRMLAEHHPLYLNTHFNHPLELTPEAAHACRLLASAGVQLGNQTVLLKGVNDDSLTLQTLMSGLLRLQVRPYYLHQMDLVRGTAHFRTPLEQGRQLIGSLRGKISGMAIPHFVIDLPGGKGKVPVLPDSLNRVGDGWQVQTNSGEFVSYFDPA; this is translated from the coding sequence ATGCCGTTTCAAACCGTATCCCTTGCTGAGCTGGCCCACCGCTTTAAATTTGACGAAACACCGCTTAAACCGGTTGCTGAGCTCTACCCCTACCGTATCAGCAGCTATTACGCCGGTTTGATAACCGCCCCCTTCGATCCGATCTGGCAACAGTGCGTGCCATCACTGCTGGAACTTGTTGACACAAACCAGCATCCCGACCCGCTGGACGAGGAGCGTTTAAGCCCTGTGCCGGGTCTGATTCACCGCTACCCGGATCGGGCGGTCCTGCTGGTATCCAACCGCTGTGCCACCTATTGCCGTTTTTGCATGCGCAAACGCAGGGTAGGGTGTGCCGGCGGACAAACGGCACTTTCGTCGGCACTGGAATATATTGCGGCGACCCCCCAGTTGCGGGATATTATCCTGTCAGGGGGTGATCCGCTGATGTTGTCGGATGATGAGCTGCATGAGATCCTGCTGGCATTGCGCAGGATTCCGCATGTTGAAGTTATCCGGATCGGCAGCCGCATGCCGGTTACCGCGCCTGCCCGGGTAACCCCCGCACTCTGTCGAATGCTGGCAGAGCATCATCCCCTCTATCTGAATACCCATTTCAATCATCCGCTTGAGCTGACTCCGGAGGCTGCACATGCCTGTAGATTGCTGGCCTCGGCAGGGGTGCAGCTGGGCAATCAGACGGTGCTGCTGAAAGGGGTGAATGACGACAGTCTGACTCTGCAAACGCTGATGAGTGGACTGTTGCGGCTGCAGGTCCGGCCCTACTACCTGCATCAGATGGATCTGGTGCGCGGCACTGCCCACTTTCGGACACCGCTTGAACAGGGTAGACAGCTGATCGGGTCACTCAGGGGGAAAATTTCAGGCATGGCAATCCCCCACTTTGTGATCGATCTGCCGGGGGGGAAGGGCAAGGTGCCTGTTCTGCCGGATAGTTTGAACAGAGTGGGGGATGGCTGGCAGGTACAGACAAATTCCGGTGAATTTGTCAGCTATTTCGATCCCGCGTGA
- the pgsA gene encoding CDP-diacylglycerol--glycerol-3-phosphate 3-phosphatidyltransferase — MSQHHPILNPPNILTLFRVACIPLMVVLLFSPSREACFWAAWVFALASATDWFDGHLARRMGIETVFGKFLDPIADKLIVTAALIMILPFGRVPAWMVFVVLAREIVITGLRSIASSEGIVIQASDLGKYKTIFQLTAIIGLLLHYDYNWLFGIAHPLLTVNMHNAGMFFFWIAFVLTVWSGVDYLAKFVKVIAR; from the coding sequence ATGTCCCAGCACCATCCCATTCTGAATCCTCCCAATATTTTGACCCTCTTCAGGGTCGCCTGCATCCCTCTGATGGTGGTCCTGTTGTTTTCACCTTCGCGGGAGGCCTGTTTCTGGGCCGCCTGGGTGTTTGCCCTCGCTTCCGCCACGGACTGGTTTGATGGGCATCTTGCCCGCAGAATGGGCATTGAGACCGTATTCGGCAAGTTTCTTGATCCGATAGCAGACAAGCTGATTGTGACTGCAGCGCTGATCATGATCCTGCCTTTTGGCAGGGTACCGGCCTGGATGGTATTTGTGGTGTTGGCGCGGGAAATTGTGATTACCGGCCTGCGTAGTATCGCCTCCTCGGAAGGTATTGTGATCCAGGCCTCTGACCTGGGCAAGTATAAGACGATCTTTCAGTTGACCGCGATCATTGGGCTTTTGTTACACTATGATTATAACTGGCTTTTCGGTATTGCCCATCCGTTGTTGACGGTCAATATGCACAATGCCGGCATGTTTTTCTTCTGGATCGCCTTTGTTCTGACTGTTTGGTCAGGTGTTGACTATCTTGCAAAGTTTGTCAAGGTGATCGCCCGTTGA
- a CDS encoding lytic transglycosylase domain-containing protein: protein MLFLLGMLFLSVTLFPAPSSADIYRYEDEEGVLHFTDAPTDKKFKIFMRDLRKDRQLRTRFRIASGNPQEFEHLITSASAKYGVSASLIRAVIQAESGYNPQAVSRAGAGGLMQLMPGTAKHLKVADRFDPHQNVDGGVRYLKFLLDTFKGDVSLALAAYNAGLSKVAKYGGIPPYEETRTYVSRVLSYMR from the coding sequence ATGTTGTTTCTACTGGGGATGCTGTTTCTGTCTGTTACACTATTTCCCGCCCCTTCCAGCGCCGATATTTATCGCTATGAAGATGAAGAAGGGGTACTGCACTTTACCGATGCGCCAACAGACAAAAAGTTCAAGATTTTCATGCGTGATCTGCGCAAGGACCGTCAACTGCGGACCCGCTTTCGCATCGCCTCAGGTAACCCCCAGGAGTTCGAGCACCTGATTACATCTGCTTCGGCCAAGTACGGTGTCAGCGCCTCGCTGATCAGGGCGGTTATTCAGGCCGAATCCGGTTACAACCCTCAGGCGGTTTCCCGGGCAGGTGCCGGTGGCTTGATGCAGTTGATGCCCGGTACCGCCAAGCACCTGAAGGTGGCTGACCGTTTTGATCCTCACCAGAATGTTGATGGTGGTGTACGGTACCTGAAGTTTTTGCTTGATACCTTTAAAGGCGATGTCTCTCTGGCCCTTGCCGCCTACAATGCCGGACTTTCCAAAGTTGCCAAATACGGTGGCATTCCACCCTACGAAGAAACCCGAACCTATGTCAGCAGGGTTCTGTCATACATGAGATAA
- the purM gene encoding phosphoribosylformylglycinamidine cyclo-ligase, which yields MSKPRATYKEAGVDIEAGNSFVQKIKPLVKSTFRPEVMTEIGGFGGLFSLNAAKYKNPVLVSGTDGVGTKLKLAFLADRHDTVGIDLVAMCVNDIVVQGAEPLFFLDYLATGKLDPDKAAQIVAGIAEGCRQAGCALIGGETAEMPGFYADGEYDIAGFTVGVVEKDQIIDGSSITVGNKLIGIGSSGLHSNGYSLARRIIFDRMGLAINSPLPDSTKTVDEELLTPTRIYVRSVLNLLKDFRINGIAHITGGGLLENVPRVLPKGCSASFKLGSWEMPSIFTTLQEAGNVEQNEMYRTFNMGIGMVLAVAAADVDDILSRLNGLGEQAWLIGEVKSMNKNQTEQVVLV from the coding sequence GTGAGCAAACCTCGTGCGACCTACAAAGAAGCTGGCGTTGATATTGAGGCTGGTAACAGCTTTGTCCAGAAAATAAAGCCCTTGGTCAAATCGACCTTCCGTCCGGAAGTGATGACAGAGATCGGTGGCTTTGGCGGACTCTTTTCGCTGAATGCAGCCAAGTACAAAAACCCAGTCCTGGTATCAGGTACCGATGGTGTCGGCACCAAGCTGAAACTGGCCTTTCTGGCTGACCGTCACGACACGGTAGGTATTGACCTGGTGGCGATGTGCGTCAATGACATTGTAGTCCAGGGCGCTGAGCCGCTCTTCTTTCTGGACTACCTGGCCACCGGCAAGCTTGACCCTGACAAGGCAGCCCAGATTGTAGCAGGTATTGCCGAGGGATGCCGTCAGGCCGGCTGCGCCCTGATCGGGGGAGAAACGGCTGAAATGCCCGGTTTTTATGCTGATGGAGAATACGATATTGCCGGTTTCACGGTCGGCGTGGTCGAAAAGGACCAGATTATTGACGGTTCTTCCATCACAGTCGGCAACAAACTGATCGGTATCGGCTCAAGCGGCCTGCACAGCAATGGCTATTCACTGGCACGCCGGATAATCTTTGACCGGATGGGCCTTGCCATCAACAGTCCGCTGCCGGACAGCACTAAAACCGTTGACGAGGAACTGCTGACACCTACCCGGATTTATGTCCGTTCCGTCCTGAACCTGCTCAAGGATTTCAGGATTAACGGGATTGCCCATATCACTGGCGGTGGACTGCTTGAAAACGTCCCCCGTGTACTTCCCAAGGGCTGTTCAGCCAGTTTCAAACTCGGTTCATGGGAGATGCCGTCCATCTTCACAACCCTGCAGGAAGCCGGAAATGTCGAGCAGAATGAGATGTACCGTACTTTCAACATGGGTATCGGCATGGTGCTGGCTGTAGCGGCAGCCGATGTGGATGATATTCTTTCACGCCTGAACGGACTGGGCGAGCAGGCCTGGCTGATCGGCGAGGTAAAGAGCATGAACAAAAACCAGACAGAACAGGTGGTGCTGGTCTGA
- the purN gene encoding phosphoribosylglycinamide formyltransferase, with protein MGTAPIKLAVLVSGNGSNFQAIIDAIEAGRIPNSQVVCLISNKSDAFALERARKHNIKIVVLDHKAYPDRQAYDTALVELLRQHEVDLVILAGFMRLLSPIMIDAFPNAIMNIHPALLPAFPGLDAQQQAFDYGVRYTGCTVHFVDKGTDTGPIILQSVVPVLGSDTIESLTQRIHGEEHRTYVEAVRLFCAGRLKVEGRKVIISE; from the coding sequence ATGGGCACAGCACCGATCAAGCTGGCGGTACTGGTATCCGGCAATGGCTCCAACTTCCAGGCTATTATCGACGCCATAGAGGCTGGCCGGATCCCCAACAGCCAGGTTGTCTGCCTGATCAGCAACAAGAGCGATGCCTTTGCCCTCGAGCGGGCCAGGAAACACAACATCAAGATCGTTGTACTTGACCACAAAGCCTATCCTGATCGGCAGGCCTATGACACCGCCCTGGTTGAGCTGCTGCGCCAACACGAAGTTGACCTGGTCATCCTGGCGGGATTCATGCGGCTGCTGTCACCAATCATGATTGACGCCTTCCCGAACGCCATCATGAACATTCACCCTGCCCTGCTGCCTGCCTTCCCCGGCCTTGATGCCCAGCAGCAGGCCTTTGACTATGGGGTGCGTTACACCGGTTGCACCGTACACTTTGTTGATAAGGGGACCGATACCGGCCCGATCATCCTGCAATCCGTTGTCCCGGTGCTTGGCAGTGACACCATTGAGAGCCTGACCCAGCGCATACATGGAGAAGAGCATCGCACCTATGTCGAGGCGGTACGCCTTTTCTGTGCAGGACGCCTGAAGGTCGAAGGCCGCAAGGTCATAATCAGCGAATAA
- the rpsT gene encoding 30S ribosomal protein S20: MAHHKSAIKRIKQNEKRNARNRHQKSTLKTYIKRVREAVESKDKEAAVAALQVAIPVIDKTATKGVIHKANASRSVSRLTKLVNTLG; the protein is encoded by the coding sequence GTGGCTCATCACAAATCGGCAATCAAGCGTATCAAGCAGAACGAAAAGCGCAATGCCCGTAACCGTCATCAAAAATCAACGCTCAAGACCTATATCAAGCGGGTCCGTGAAGCGGTTGAAAGCAAAGATAAAGAGGCAGCAGTAGCTGCCCTGCAGGTTGCAATTCCGGTTATTGACAAGACTGCCACCAAAGGGGTCATTCACAAGGCCAATGCCTCACGCAGCGTATCCCGTCTGACCAAACTGGTTAATACACTGGGCTAA
- a CDS encoding CotH kinase family protein — MRRLLPAKHVLISLVTASIALFQQASAAAATAQLMVTVNGQGAVSGTPATIACSTGSCSYSFATGTSITLVAVPAAGSSFAGWLGGSCTGANSCSLTLTGDTTMSATFVEGPAKVRIQGTPSRYYPTLQTALDHAANGEVLRAAGGVFHEDILLTNPALLSFQGGYNSSFENQDSVSLLDGTLTIAGGSLAVSGLTIASGTSTTQPVANAGSDRLSFPNWPVQLDGTGSRDTGSNPLSFSWDLAVKPQGSSAVLSGATTATPAFTPDLPGLYVARLIVNNGQLDSTADTATVTVQQVTAPYSASSLFSQPEAAAVTDSPNAFYTAEQQAAVLQAAIKTFDTAYTGGVYTFDLVNQDTDPNDTWEPEVSAHFLADDYPDDGVATNATLRLRGNSSRLAVQKSYRVKLSKDASSVQRYWRNETTLQLNKHPWDLTRVRNKLAFDLFRDIPHLPSLRTQFMQITIDDENNSNDGDYGLFTHVEKVGKDYLSNRGLATDGNIYKANNFTFRMEDGLTLGSDGKKPLDKAAFELILEIENVNTDHRPLIAMINAVNNDSSSINDTIATYFDRNNYITWLATNILAGNRDTITQNFELYQPSAGNRFYFIPWDYDGAFGFENQPDIQVAGNLYAPWQMGIGNWWGVPLHNRFLMDAANRADLTRTVLDIYSTYLTPERIKALLDSYRPLVQPLITRSPDLDHLPTVAGADSEEQWAHEYARLVTVTKINLDRYLASLNQPMPFWQSAAVEGSTLVLAWDPAVDLQGGAVTYDIQIASDPAFSTVIHSTSTYSDTSLTIAKPAAGTYYLRVIARNAAGLTTTGFDRHDTEGATYWGVLQFTVS, encoded by the coding sequence ATGCGCAGACTACTTCCGGCAAAGCATGTGCTGATTTCCCTTGTAACGGCATCTATCGCTCTGTTTCAGCAGGCCAGCGCTGCAGCCGCCACAGCCCAACTCATGGTTACGGTCAACGGCCAGGGTGCTGTCAGCGGCACTCCGGCCACCATTGCATGCTCGACCGGTTCCTGTAGCTACTCCTTCGCAACCGGAACCTCAATCACTCTGGTTGCGGTCCCTGCTGCCGGTTCTTCGTTTGCCGGATGGCTGGGAGGGTCATGCACAGGGGCAAACAGCTGTTCCCTGACGCTCACAGGTGATACCACCATGAGTGCAACCTTTGTTGAAGGACCGGCAAAGGTACGGATTCAAGGAACACCATCGCGTTATTATCCAACACTTCAGACGGCGCTTGACCATGCCGCTAACGGCGAGGTTTTACGCGCTGCAGGAGGCGTGTTCCACGAGGATATCCTGCTGACAAACCCGGCACTGCTCAGCTTTCAGGGCGGGTATAACAGCAGTTTTGAAAACCAGGACAGTGTCTCACTGCTGGATGGTACCCTGACCATTGCCGGCGGCAGTCTTGCGGTGAGCGGTTTGACCATTGCATCCGGCACATCCACAACCCAGCCGGTGGCCAATGCCGGCTCAGACCGTTTAAGTTTCCCCAACTGGCCGGTCCAGCTGGATGGCACCGGCAGCAGGGACACAGGCAGCAATCCACTCTCATTCAGCTGGGATCTGGCAGTCAAGCCGCAAGGCAGTTCAGCAGTCCTCTCCGGAGCAACCACGGCGACCCCGGCCTTTACACCTGACCTCCCCGGCCTTTACGTGGCCCGGCTGATTGTCAACAACGGCCAGCTGGACAGCACGGCAGACACGGCAACAGTCACGGTGCAGCAGGTTACTGCGCCCTACTCCGCCAGCTCCCTCTTCAGCCAGCCGGAAGCAGCAGCAGTAACGGACTCGCCAAACGCATTCTATACAGCTGAGCAGCAGGCAGCTGTGCTGCAGGCTGCCATAAAGACCTTTGATACTGCTTATACTGGTGGTGTCTACACCTTTGATCTGGTCAATCAGGATACCGACCCCAATGACACCTGGGAACCTGAAGTCAGCGCTCATTTCCTGGCCGATGACTACCCTGATGACGGTGTAGCAACCAATGCCACACTGCGGCTGCGCGGCAACAGCTCACGCCTTGCCGTCCAGAAATCATACCGGGTAAAACTTTCAAAAGATGCCAGCAGCGTCCAGCGCTACTGGCGTAATGAGACGACCCTGCAACTCAACAAACACCCCTGGGATTTGACCAGGGTCCGCAACAAGCTTGCCTTTGACCTGTTCCGTGACATTCCGCACCTTCCCAGCCTGCGGACCCAGTTCATGCAGATCACTATCGATGACGAAAACAACAGCAACGATGGCGATTACGGGCTTTTTACCCATGTGGAAAAGGTGGGCAAGGACTACCTCTCAAACCGGGGGCTGGCAACGGACGGCAACATCTACAAGGCCAACAATTTTACGTTTCGCATGGAGGATGGTCTGACGCTCGGCAGCGATGGCAAAAAACCGTTAGACAAGGCTGCCTTCGAGCTGATTCTGGAGATTGAAAACGTGAATACTGATCACCGGCCGCTTATTGCCATGATCAACGCCGTCAATAACGACAGCAGCAGCATCAATGACACGATCGCAACCTATTTTGACCGCAACAACTATATCACCTGGCTGGCAACCAATATCCTGGCCGGCAACCGTGACACCATCACCCAGAATTTTGAACTGTACCAACCGTCTGCAGGGAACAGATTCTATTTCATACCTTGGGATTACGACGGTGCATTCGGCTTTGAAAACCAGCCGGATATCCAGGTTGCTGGCAACCTGTACGCCCCCTGGCAGATGGGGATCGGCAACTGGTGGGGAGTCCCGCTTCATAACCGCTTTCTCATGGATGCCGCCAACAGGGCTGATCTTACCCGGACCGTGCTGGATATCTACAGCACCTACCTGACACCGGAAAGAATCAAGGCGTTACTGGACAGCTACAGGCCACTGGTTCAACCGCTTATCACCAGGAGCCCTGATCTTGATCACCTGCCCACCGTTGCAGGGGCAGATTCAGAAGAGCAGTGGGCACATGAGTATGCCCGCCTTGTGACGGTGACAAAAATCAATCTTGATCGTTATCTGGCGTCATTGAATCAACCAATGCCGTTTTGGCAGAGTGCAGCCGTGGAGGGATCAACTCTGGTGCTGGCCTGGGATCCTGCCGTGGACTTACAAGGCGGGGCTGTTACCTATGACATTCAGATTGCAAGTGACCCTGCGTTCAGTACCGTTATCCATAGCACCTCAACCTATTCGGACACCAGTCTGACCATAGCCAAACCAGCTGCCGGAACCTACTATCTGCGGGTAATTGCCAGAAATGCGGCAGGGCTGACGACCACCGGGTTTGATCGCCATGACACGGAAGGAGCAACCTACTGGGGGGTTTTACAGTTCACGGTATCCTGA
- the holA gene encoding DNA polymerase III subunit delta, with amino-acid sequence MTEQELEKQLQTGCFSAVYFFYGEEPFLVERAGRRVMEKAVDPAMKDFNLNIYYGADCKGTEILDTSQTLPMFAERRVVVVRQADKLPAATQEGLLPYLANPCPETCLLFLAAKPDLRRKFFSELKKQPGTLEFKKLYDNKLGPFINAEAAVHGKKIDGAGTEMLGFMVGNNLQELVSQIEKAALYVGNRPVIGVEDVKAIVSQSKSFTAFELARFMGEKNLAKALATLQSMLQNGEEAVMILGALASHFRRIWRIRELLDQKMTPADIGKQLKIHQFFLGEQVTQAKKYPVSELEALFERLYRGDVGVKTGSSAATVLQGLVYDACAGTVAGLAR; translated from the coding sequence ATGACTGAACAGGAACTTGAAAAACAACTTCAGACCGGCTGTTTTTCAGCGGTCTATTTCTTTTATGGTGAAGAGCCGTTTCTGGTTGAACGGGCTGGTCGTCGTGTCATGGAAAAGGCGGTTGATCCTGCCATGAAAGACTTTAACCTGAACATCTACTATGGAGCGGATTGCAAAGGGACCGAGATTCTTGATACCTCCCAGACGTTGCCGATGTTTGCAGAACGCCGGGTGGTGGTGGTCAGGCAGGCCGACAAGCTGCCAGCCGCAACCCAGGAAGGGCTGTTGCCCTATCTGGCCAATCCCTGTCCGGAAACCTGCCTGCTGTTCCTGGCTGCCAAACCTGACCTGCGCCGTAAATTTTTTTCCGAGCTGAAGAAACAGCCTGGCACGCTGGAGTTTAAGAAGCTGTATGACAACAAGCTGGGGCCGTTTATCAATGCTGAAGCCGCAGTACATGGCAAGAAGATCGATGGGGCAGGAACCGAGATGCTGGGCTTCATGGTTGGTAACAATCTACAGGAGCTGGTTTCACAGATTGAGAAGGCGGCCCTGTATGTTGGTAACCGCCCGGTGATCGGGGTTGAGGATGTCAAGGCAATCGTCAGTCAGAGCAAGTCTTTTACCGCCTTTGAGCTGGCCAGGTTCATGGGTGAAAAGAATCTGGCAAAGGCCTTGGCCACCTTGCAATCCATGCTGCAGAATGGTGAAGAGGCGGTCATGATCCTGGGCGCCCTGGCCAGTCATTTTCGCAGGATCTGGCGGATCCGGGAGCTGCTGGATCAGAAGATGACCCCTGCTGATATCGGTAAGCAACTCAAGATCCACCAGTTCTTTCTGGGGGAACAGGTCACCCAGGCCAAAAAATACCCGGTTTCTGAACTGGAAGCCCTGTTTGAGCGGTTGTACCGGGGGGATGTCGGGGTCAAGACCGGCTCCTCAGCAGCAACGGTTCTGCAGGGACTGGTCTATGACGCCTGTGCCGGGACAGTAGCCGGTTTGGCTCGTTGA
- a CDS encoding diguanylate cyclase yields MIRARKKTSQKPEQSDPVLQRTVQVLANPPEDRTELLAEYFVLSDSFNKLHHQLYKTIAISDSYQQQLKELSRKLEQSDIKLRQLSEVALPICMYCHKIRTDDNYWQRLETYFSSHVDIMFSHGICPDCVKTTYSKLEEKGQSAVVLPQLQSKRQKAEVPEDEPLREMKELLERISTAGDPLSLELEKIVSRYAKLLRRFNKIVTISDSYQFQLQDLNMRLEVMVRTDILTGLANRMEMLNQLEIEQKRSERHNKTFSLILGDLDLFKQVNDTFGHLAGDRVLRQIGAQLRDCLRSEDVCARWGGEEFMVLLPETSLEQAVIVAEKLAAAVRGKEIVWDNQPIHLTMSFGVGAFCAGCSIDEFIQQVDNALYEAKNAGRDRVVKACTRKQVT; encoded by the coding sequence ATGATTAGGGCCAGAAAAAAAACATCTCAAAAACCAGAACAATCTGATCCTGTACTGCAGCGCACGGTACAGGTTCTGGCCAATCCCCCGGAAGACAGGACGGAACTGCTTGCTGAATATTTTGTGCTGTCTGACAGCTTTAACAAACTCCATCACCAGTTGTATAAAACCATTGCCATCAGCGACTCGTACCAGCAGCAACTGAAGGAGTTGTCCAGGAAACTGGAACAATCCGATATCAAGCTGCGTCAGTTGAGTGAAGTGGCATTACCGATCTGTATGTACTGCCACAAGATACGGACTGATGATAATTACTGGCAGCGTTTGGAGACCTATTTCAGCAGCCATGTGGATATCATGTTCAGTCACGGCATCTGTCCGGACTGCGTCAAGACCACCTACAGCAAGCTGGAGGAAAAGGGACAGTCTGCTGTTGTTCTGCCGCAATTGCAGAGTAAGCGACAGAAGGCCGAGGTACCTGAAGACGAACCGCTACGTGAAATGAAAGAACTGCTGGAAAGGATTTCAACTGCCGGCGATCCGTTGAGCCTAGAACTGGAAAAGATTGTCAGCCGTTATGCCAAGCTGTTGAGGCGTTTTAACAAGATCGTCACTATTAGTGATTCCTATCAGTTTCAGTTGCAGGACCTGAATATGCGGCTTGAGGTGATGGTCAGGACCGATATCCTGACCGGACTTGCCAACCGGATGGAGATGCTGAACCAGCTTGAGATTGAACAAAAACGTTCTGAACGCCATAACAAGACCTTTTCACTGATTCTGGGCGACCTGGATCTCTTCAAGCAGGTAAACGATACCTTCGGCCACCTGGCCGGTGACCGGGTGCTGCGGCAGATCGGAGCCCAACTGAGAGACTGCCTGCGTTCAGAGGATGTGTGCGCCCGTTGGGGCGGAGAAGAATTCATGGTTCTGTTGCCTGAGACCTCGCTTGAACAGGCTGTGATTGTGGCTGAAAAGCTTGCTGCTGCAGTGCGCGGGAAAGAGATCGTCTGGGATAATCAGCCTATTCATTTGACCATGAGTTTCGGGGTGGGGGCTTTTTGCGCCGGGTGCAGCATCGATGAATTTATCCAGCAGGTTGATAACGCTCTCTATGAAGCGAAAAATGCGGGGCGGGACAGGGTCGTGAAGGCCTGTACACGGAAACAGGTAACCTGA
- a CDS encoding SiaC family regulatory phosphoprotein, protein MAHLDIPQTTSTPLISFDCEAKTLRISGESYPENSFAFYAPVLAWLKQYLLDNRQLTIAITITYMNSSSTKCMLDLLDIMEEAYGRSVNVSIIWHYDLENPRSFELAEEFCEEVSFPFEITALSK, encoded by the coding sequence ATGGCACATCTTGACATTCCCCAGACCACTTCGACGCCGTTGATCAGTTTTGATTGTGAGGCAAAAACCCTGCGTATTTCCGGGGAGTCCTACCCTGAGAACTCCTTTGCCTTTTATGCACCGGTGCTGGCGTGGCTGAAACAGTATCTGCTGGACAACCGGCAGCTGACCATTGCCATTACCATTACTTATATGAACAGCAGCAGCACCAAATGTATGCTGGATCTGCTGGATATCATGGAAGAGGCCTATGGGCGGAGTGTCAATGTCTCGATCATCTGGCATTATGACCTTGAGAATCCCCGTTCTTTTGAGCTGGCGGAGGAATTTTGCGAAGAGGTCAGCTTTCCCTTTGAAATAACGGCACTTAGCAAATGA
- a CDS encoding SiaB family protein kinase: MDLYNLRKQFDESGMMMCFNGPFSHSIIEEIGTALRNHLAAENIAKAAVLDVFAVYIELAQNVRNYLALRELGQGDTAASIITIARWNEGYMVSSGNMVLQEDAALLCARINEINTMTPEELKRSYKEQMRREVQPGALGAGLGLLEIARHSSAPMNCSVRTIDETYVFFSLSAFV; encoded by the coding sequence ATGGATCTGTACAACCTGAGAAAGCAGTTTGATGAGTCCGGCATGATGATGTGTTTTAACGGTCCTTTTTCCCACAGCATCATTGAGGAGATCGGAACCGCGCTGCGCAATCACCTGGCAGCCGAAAATATCGCAAAGGCTGCGGTACTGGATGTCTTTGCGGTCTATATCGAACTTGCCCAGAATGTGCGTAATTACCTGGCGCTACGAGAACTTGGCCAAGGTGATACGGCCGCCTCGATCATTACCATTGCCCGTTGGAACGAGGGCTACATGGTCTCTTCCGGCAACATGGTCCTGCAGGAAGATGCAGCGTTGCTCTGTGCCCGGATCAACGAGATTAACACCATGACGCCTGAAGAGCTGAAGCGCAGCTACAAGGAGCAGATGCGACGCGAGGTCCAGCCCGGAGCCTTGGGGGCGGGGCTGGGGCTGCTTGAAATTGCCCGCCATTCTTCAGCGCCGATGAACTGTTCTGTACGCACTATTGATGAAACCTATGTATTTTTCAGTCTTAGCGCTTTTGTTTAG